Proteins encoded together in one Kutzneria kofuensis window:
- a CDS encoding ABC transporter ATP-binding protein, translating into MTDQAVDIQLEHVTKRYPGAGKAAVEDFSMNIAAGEIVVFVGPSGCGKTTTMKMINRLIEPSSGRITIGGQDALSLDADELRRGIGYAIQQAGLFPHLTVGQNIGLVPGLLGWPKAKTSARVDEMLELVGLDAGEFHDRFPRQLSGGQQQRVGVARALAADPPVLLMDEPFGAVDPITRGNLQDELLSLQSELHKTIVFVTHDFDEAVKLGDRIAVLGPRSSILQFDTPEAILAAPANDTVAGFVGAGASLKQLTLLRVRDIELDETETAIIDERPEDVRARLDAKNRKYALVLDSRRRPKRWVHLRDLNDGSLGTVGRPVNDLVTRQSTVQDALEAILAEGGSVPVVGTRGEYVGAVGIDTVMDTVRKLREEHEHG; encoded by the coding sequence GTGACTGACCAGGCCGTCGACATCCAGCTCGAACACGTGACCAAGCGCTACCCGGGCGCCGGGAAGGCGGCGGTCGAGGACTTCAGCATGAACATCGCGGCCGGCGAGATCGTGGTGTTCGTGGGACCGTCCGGCTGCGGCAAGACCACCACCATGAAGATGATCAACCGGCTGATCGAGCCCTCGTCCGGCCGGATCACCATCGGCGGCCAGGACGCGCTCTCGCTCGACGCGGACGAGCTGCGCCGCGGCATCGGCTACGCGATCCAGCAGGCGGGGCTGTTCCCGCACCTGACCGTCGGGCAGAACATCGGCCTGGTGCCGGGCCTGCTCGGCTGGCCGAAGGCGAAGACGTCCGCGCGGGTGGACGAGATGCTGGAGCTGGTCGGGCTGGACGCGGGCGAGTTCCACGACCGGTTCCCGCGGCAGCTGTCCGGCGGCCAGCAGCAGCGTGTCGGCGTCGCGCGGGCACTGGCCGCCGATCCACCGGTGCTGCTGATGGACGAGCCGTTCGGCGCGGTCGACCCGATCACCCGCGGCAACCTGCAGGACGAGCTGCTGTCGCTGCAGTCCGAGCTGCACAAGACGATCGTGTTCGTCACCCACGACTTCGACGAGGCCGTGAAGCTGGGCGACCGGATCGCGGTGCTGGGGCCGCGGTCGAGCATCCTTCAGTTCGACACCCCGGAAGCCATCCTGGCCGCCCCGGCCAACGACACCGTGGCCGGCTTCGTCGGCGCCGGCGCGTCGCTCAAGCAGCTGACATTGCTGCGGGTTCGGGACATCGAGCTGGACGAGACCGAGACCGCGATCATCGACGAGCGGCCCGAGGACGTGCGGGCTCGGCTGGACGCGAAGAACCGGAAGTACGCGCTCGTGCTGGACAGCCGGCGCCGGCCGAAGCGCTGGGTGCACCTCCGGGACCTCAACGACGGGTCGCTGGGCACGGTCGGCCGCCCGGTGAACGACCTGGTCACCCGGCAGTCCACGGTGCAGGACGCGCTGGAGGCGATCCTCGCCGAGGGCGGCTCGGTGCCGGTCGTCGGCACGCGCGGCGAGTACGTCGGCGCGGTCGGCATCGACACCGTGATGGACACCGTCCGCAAGCTGCGCGAGGAGCACGAGCATGGCTGA
- a CDS encoding ABC transporter permease, with product MALWTYVTARWQALLMDSYLHASAVVQATLLATVLGVGLGVAVYRSPVGSAVATALTSAILTIPSFALLGLLIPVLGLGVPPTMVALVLYALLPIVRNTVVGLNGVDPAVVDAARGIGMGRLRVLTGVELRLAWPAILAGMRVSTQLLMGIAAIAAYVKGPGLGNLIFSGLSRVGSANAVDLALVGTVGVIVIALLLDGVYVLVGRLTTSRGIRD from the coding sequence ATGGCTCTGTGGACGTACGTGACCGCACGCTGGCAGGCCTTGCTGATGGACTCCTACCTGCACGCCAGTGCCGTGGTTCAGGCCACACTGCTCGCGACCGTGCTCGGGGTCGGGCTGGGCGTCGCCGTCTACCGAAGTCCCGTCGGCTCCGCGGTGGCGACGGCGCTGACCAGCGCGATCCTGACAATCCCGTCGTTCGCGCTGCTGGGCCTGCTCATCCCGGTGCTGGGGTTGGGCGTGCCGCCGACGATGGTCGCGCTCGTCCTGTACGCGCTGCTGCCGATCGTGCGGAACACGGTCGTCGGGCTGAACGGGGTCGACCCGGCCGTGGTGGACGCGGCGCGCGGCATCGGCATGGGTCGGCTGCGCGTGCTGACCGGCGTCGAACTGCGGCTGGCCTGGCCGGCGATCCTCGCCGGCATGCGGGTCAGCACCCAGCTGCTGATGGGCATCGCGGCCATCGCCGCGTACGTGAAGGGTCCCGGGCTCGGCAACCTGATCTTCAGCGGGCTGTCCCGGGTGGGCAGCGCCAACGCCGTCGACCTCGCGCTGGTCGGCACCGTCGGCGTGATCGTGATCGCACTGCTGCTGGACGGCGTCTACGTGCTCGTCGGCCGGCTGACCACATCGAGGGGCATCCGTGACTGA
- a CDS encoding YcnI family copper-binding membrane protein produces the protein MSTTRFALRVGGVLAAAAVVALAGAPGASAHVTANVTTAVQGSYAKITFRVPNEEDNAGTVKVQVTFPDSYPIPGASVKPVPGWKSQIDVEPLAKPVKENNSDVKNAVKTITWTADPGTRVNPGEFQEFDVSAGPMPDDTDELLFPAVQTYDNGVVVNWTDQPAAAGQPKPEHPAPSIKLQTKPNAPGAMDMSSMGSTGGVTDTASSTTVSDNTARWLGGAGLLVGAIGVGFGVGAVLRSRRPATASVATPKEDGGKSE, from the coding sequence ATGTCCACAACTCGCTTCGCGCTGCGTGTCGGCGGCGTGCTCGCCGCCGCCGCGGTGGTCGCGCTGGCCGGCGCCCCGGGCGCGTCCGCGCACGTCACCGCCAACGTCACGACCGCCGTCCAGGGCAGCTACGCCAAGATCACCTTCCGGGTCCCCAACGAGGAGGACAACGCCGGCACCGTGAAGGTGCAGGTCACCTTCCCCGACTCGTACCCGATCCCGGGCGCGTCGGTGAAGCCGGTGCCCGGCTGGAAGTCGCAGATCGACGTCGAGCCGCTGGCCAAGCCGGTCAAGGAGAACAACTCCGACGTGAAGAACGCGGTCAAGACGATCACCTGGACCGCCGACCCCGGCACCCGGGTCAACCCCGGCGAGTTCCAGGAGTTCGACGTGTCGGCCGGGCCGATGCCCGACGACACCGACGAGCTGCTGTTCCCGGCCGTGCAGACCTACGACAACGGCGTCGTCGTGAACTGGACCGACCAGCCGGCGGCGGCCGGTCAGCCCAAGCCCGAGCACCCGGCGCCGTCGATCAAGCTGCAGACCAAGCCGAACGCTCCCGGCGCGATGGACATGTCGTCCATGGGATCGACCGGCGGCGTCACCGACACCGCGTCCAGCACGACCGTCTCCGACAACACCGCCCGCTGGCTCGGCGGCGCCGGCCTGCTGGTCGGCGCGATCGGCGTCGGTTTCGGCGTCGGCGCCGTGCTGCGCAGCCGTCGCCCGGCGACGGCGTCCGTGGCCACCCCCAAGGAAGACGGAGGCAAGTCGGAGTGA
- a CDS encoding copper resistance CopC family protein, with protein MKRLLACLLLAAGGMLGLAGPAFAHNVLVGSDPKDGASVEVGPSTVSLTFDLPIQQGDFDVITVNGPDNTRWEAGSAKVDSNVITAPVRPLGAAGVYTIGYRILSADGHPVSGSVKFTLTKAGNGTPATPTAAPGPQSSGGSGDGSVPVWPWIVGGVLLLGLGVFVALRMGRVPEDSSK; from the coding sequence GTGAAGCGGCTGCTGGCGTGCCTGCTGCTGGCGGCAGGCGGCATGCTCGGGCTGGCCGGGCCCGCGTTCGCGCACAACGTCCTGGTCGGCAGCGACCCGAAGGACGGCGCGTCGGTCGAGGTCGGGCCGTCGACCGTGAGCCTGACCTTCGACCTGCCGATCCAGCAGGGTGACTTCGACGTGATCACCGTCAACGGGCCGGACAACACCCGCTGGGAGGCGGGGTCGGCCAAGGTGGACAGCAACGTGATCACCGCGCCGGTGCGGCCGCTCGGCGCGGCCGGCGTGTACACCATCGGCTACCGGATCCTGTCGGCCGACGGGCATCCGGTGTCCGGCTCGGTGAAGTTCACCCTGACCAAGGCCGGCAACGGCACGCCGGCAACGCCCACCGCCGCGCCCGGTCCGCAGTCGTCGGGCGGCTCCGGCGACGGATCCGTGCCGGTGTGGCCGTGGATCGTCGGCGGCGTCCTGCTGCTCGGCCTCGGCGTCTTCGTGGCGCTGCGGATGGGTCGGGTGCCGGAGGACAGCTCGAAGTGA
- a CDS encoding copper resistance D family protein codes for MTTPRTIARHNYGLAVGLLLAAVAGALIGTSLTGEAAAPGVVEPGAMVRFGLPVVRVLLDVSSLVTVGLSLLPMLLGFDRPKQTEPVLDVARRAAVVSSAAWAVTALLSLVFAAADLRPGEIPTVGAIVEYVSSIGAGQALVISALIALVYLFFAFLALRHGEKVPAELRIVLSVFGLLPIPVTGHASNFGLAWGGHGLTMVSMELHVMGAAGWTGGLLALGVLVLTNRSLLARALPKFSRLATVCLIAVGLTGLVNGAITLVETPGVSIWTGLFVTHYGWIVLGKILCFAALGLLGANIRFRLMPQVVQHQRVPALLGWFTFEIAVMGLAYGLAVVLTRAPVA; via the coding sequence GTGACCACTCCCCGGACCATCGCGCGGCACAACTACGGGCTCGCCGTCGGCCTGCTGCTCGCGGCCGTCGCCGGCGCGCTGATCGGGACCTCGCTCACCGGCGAGGCCGCGGCGCCCGGTGTTGTCGAGCCCGGCGCGATGGTCCGGTTCGGGCTGCCCGTCGTTCGGGTGCTGCTGGACGTGTCGTCCCTGGTGACGGTCGGGCTGAGCCTGCTGCCCATGCTGCTCGGCTTCGACCGTCCCAAGCAGACCGAACCCGTCCTCGACGTCGCTCGGCGGGCGGCCGTCGTCAGCTCCGCCGCCTGGGCCGTCACCGCCCTGCTGTCGCTGGTGTTCGCCGCCGCCGACCTTCGTCCCGGCGAGATCCCCACCGTCGGCGCCATCGTCGAGTACGTCTCGTCCATCGGCGCCGGCCAGGCTCTGGTGATCAGCGCCCTGATCGCCCTCGTCTACCTGTTCTTCGCCTTCTTGGCCCTGCGCCACGGCGAGAAGGTCCCCGCCGAGCTTCGGATCGTGCTCTCCGTCTTCGGCCTGCTCCCCATCCCCGTCACCGGCCACGCCTCCAACTTCGGCCTGGCCTGGGGCGGCCATGGCCTGACCATGGTGTCCATGGAGCTGCACGTCATGGGCGCCGCCGGCTGGACCGGTGGTCTCCTCGCACTCGGCGTGCTCGTGCTCACCAACCGGTCGCTACTCGCTCGCGCCCTGCCCAAGTTCTCCCGGCTCGCCACGGTCTGCCTCATCGCCGTCGGCCTCACCGGCCTGGTCAACGGGGCCATCACCCTCGTCGAGACCCCCGGCGTCAGCATCTGGACCGGCCTGTTCGTCACCCACTACGGCTGGATCGTCCTCGGCAAGATCCTCTGCTTCGCCGCCCTGGGCCTGCTCGGCGCCAACATCCGCTTCCGCCTCATGCCCCAGGTCGTCCAGCACCAGCGGGTCCCCGCCCTGCTCGGCTGGTTCACCTTCGAGATCGCCGTGATGGGACTCGCCTACGGCCTGGCCGTCGTCCTCACCCGCGCCCCGGTCGCATGA
- a CDS encoding tetratricopeptide repeat protein, translated as MSAETVAALQETVEKCRARAAEDPSRRTDLATALTRLGVAYNDHGEYPDAVATAEEAVETWRLVADHRSELADALTTLSSYYAGIGLDDEAAACAEEAAEVMRPGRG; from the coding sequence ATGAGTGCGGAGACGGTCGCGGCGTTGCAGGAGACGGTCGAGAAGTGTCGTGCCCGCGCGGCCGAGGACCCCTCGCGTCGCACCGACCTGGCCACGGCCTTGACCCGGCTCGGCGTCGCCTACAACGACCACGGCGAATACCCCGACGCCGTGGCGACCGCCGAGGAAGCCGTCGAGACCTGGCGCCTCGTCGCCGACCACCGCTCCGAGCTCGCCGACGCTTTGACCACCCTGAGCAGCTACTACGCCGGAATCGGCCTGGACGACGAGGCCGCCGCCTGCGCCGAGGAAGCCGCCGAGGTCATGCGACCGGGGCGCGGGTGA
- a CDS encoding alpha/beta fold hydrolase has translation MSLAYDRVGSGAPLVLLHGVTHRRQAWAPVVDLLAPHRELILIDLPGHGESGPLAHDGRTALAQTLDELINLFDRLGVPRPHVAGNSLGGRLALELAALNAVRSVTALSPAGFWRASWDFAYTRAVFGTMRGVGRALEPAVPRLVHHTAGRGLMYAAIVARPSRLDPSQALGDFEAFKVAWPSYKLIVREGTRFAEQIPDDIPITVAWGSKDAMLPPYQAKRARRALPNARHLSLPGCGHVPMSDDPEQVAAVLLQGSA, from the coding sequence GTGAGCCTGGCTTACGACCGCGTCGGATCCGGCGCGCCGCTGGTCCTGCTGCACGGTGTCACCCATCGCCGGCAGGCGTGGGCGCCGGTGGTGGACCTGCTCGCCCCGCACCGCGAGCTGATCTTGATCGACCTGCCCGGTCACGGCGAGTCCGGCCCGCTGGCCCACGACGGCCGCACCGCCCTCGCCCAGACGCTGGACGAGTTGATCAACCTTTTCGACCGGCTCGGCGTGCCGCGCCCGCACGTCGCCGGCAACTCCCTCGGCGGCCGCCTGGCCCTGGAACTGGCCGCCCTGAACGCCGTCCGCTCGGTGACCGCCCTGTCGCCCGCCGGCTTCTGGCGTGCCAGCTGGGACTTCGCCTACACGCGGGCCGTCTTCGGCACCATGCGTGGCGTCGGCCGGGCCCTCGAGCCCGCCGTGCCGCGCCTTGTCCACCACACCGCCGGCCGTGGCCTGATGTACGCCGCCATCGTCGCCCGCCCCAGCAGGCTCGACCCTTCCCAGGCCCTCGGCGACTTCGAGGCGTTCAAGGTCGCCTGGCCTTCGTACAAGCTCATCGTGCGGGAGGGGACGCGGTTCGCCGAGCAGATCCCCGACGACATCCCCATCACCGTCGCCTGGGGCAGCAAGGACGCCATGCTTCCGCCGTACCAGGCCAAACGCGCTCGCCGGGCCCTTCCCAACGCCCGACACCTGTCGCTTCCCGGCTGTGGTCATGTGCCCATGAGCGACGACCCCGAGCAGGTCGCCGCCGTCCTGCTGCAAGGCAGCGCCTGA
- a CDS encoding macrolide 2'-phosphotransferase: MPPTAESMLREAKENGLDLHDQHEIDESGWDFLVLHATATDGTRWILRAPRRPGEHLHAEAALLDHVRPVLPVAVPDWRIHTDTLIAYPRLPGDQADESWLPTDDTLGRCVAILHSLPTEPIEDLGVEAFDPDRQRSWLAGKLATAVREFDIPDDKLRRWRDWLDATDRWPQDMVLVRGDLHPQHMLVDDGRLVGLIDWADATISDPSLDFVDPYHHLSTAAFERLLTDYERHGGRVWPGMREHIALRASVGPVIGAVFGLENGRDDLVAESLAELSRSR, encoded by the coding sequence GTGCCCCCGACAGCCGAATCAATGCTCCGCGAGGCCAAGGAAAACGGCCTCGACCTGCACGATCAGCACGAGATCGACGAGTCGGGCTGGGACTTTCTGGTCCTGCACGCGACGGCGACGGACGGCACGAGGTGGATCCTCCGCGCGCCCCGCCGGCCGGGTGAACACCTCCACGCCGAGGCTGCGCTGCTCGACCACGTCCGCCCGGTGCTGCCGGTCGCGGTGCCGGACTGGCGCATCCACACCGACACGTTGATCGCCTATCCCCGGCTGCCCGGCGACCAGGCCGACGAGTCGTGGCTGCCGACCGACGACACGCTCGGCCGGTGCGTGGCGATCCTGCACAGCCTGCCGACGGAGCCGATCGAAGACCTCGGCGTCGAGGCGTTCGACCCCGACCGCCAGCGGTCCTGGCTGGCCGGCAAGCTGGCGACGGCGGTCCGCGAGTTCGACATCCCGGACGACAAGCTGCGCCGCTGGCGGGACTGGCTCGACGCGACCGACCGCTGGCCGCAGGACATGGTGCTGGTCCGCGGCGACCTGCATCCGCAGCACATGCTGGTGGACGACGGCCGGCTGGTCGGCCTGATCGACTGGGCGGACGCGACGATCAGCGATCCGTCGCTGGACTTCGTCGACCCGTACCACCACCTGTCGACGGCGGCGTTCGAACGGCTGCTCACGGACTACGAGCGGCACGGCGGCCGGGTCTGGCCGGGCATGCGGGAACACATCGCGCTGCGCGCGTCGGTCGGGCCGGTGATCGGCGCGGTGTTCGGGCTGGAGAACGGTCGGGACGACCTGGTGGCGGAGTCGCTGGCCGAGCTCAGTCGCAGTCGGTGA
- a CDS encoding aminoglycoside phosphotransferase family protein, which translates to MTASLSDGRSTRDRLRAVLGQACAEVGLDATGAELIRFVNNAVFRLARHPVVVRIVLTPGLRHRADNVVNAAQLLSDYGVPAVELLPDVRQPLHIGEHSATFWQEVPDTGDEPTAVELADLLRQMHEIPVEDASLPEWNPIDDLRRRIRDAEGWDPDDVEFLLRRCDDVETRLAEVRYELPPGVVHGDAHLGNLITTPGGTVLCDFDTTCVGPREWDLVPIAVGQLRFHHTVNKHEILAEAYGFDVTRWDGFPVLREVRELKLTAAVLPIARSNPNIRSELRRRLRSVRVGDTFTRWVPYR; encoded by the coding sequence GTGACTGCTTCGCTGTCGGACGGACGCTCCACCAGGGACCGGCTACGTGCCGTCCTCGGTCAGGCGTGCGCGGAGGTCGGGCTGGACGCGACCGGTGCGGAACTCATCCGGTTCGTGAACAACGCTGTCTTCCGGCTGGCCCGGCACCCGGTCGTGGTGCGGATCGTGCTCACCCCGGGGCTGCGGCACCGGGCCGACAACGTGGTGAACGCCGCCCAGCTGCTGTCCGACTACGGCGTGCCGGCCGTCGAACTGCTGCCCGACGTGCGCCAGCCGCTGCACATCGGCGAGCACTCGGCGACGTTCTGGCAGGAGGTGCCCGACACCGGCGACGAGCCGACCGCCGTCGAGCTCGCCGACCTGCTGCGGCAGATGCACGAGATCCCGGTCGAGGACGCCAGCCTGCCGGAGTGGAACCCGATCGACGACCTGCGCCGCCGCATCCGTGACGCCGAGGGCTGGGACCCCGACGACGTGGAGTTCCTGCTCCGCCGGTGCGACGACGTGGAGACCCGGCTGGCCGAGGTGCGCTACGAGCTGCCGCCGGGCGTCGTGCACGGCGACGCGCACCTGGGCAACCTGATCACCACGCCGGGCGGCACGGTGCTGTGCGACTTCGACACCACCTGCGTCGGGCCGCGTGAGTGGGACCTGGTGCCGATCGCCGTCGGCCAGCTGCGCTTCCACCACACCGTGAACAAGCACGAGATCCTCGCCGAGGCCTACGGCTTCGACGTCACCCGGTGGGATGGTTTCCCGGTGCTGCGTGAGGTGCGTGAGCTCAAACTCACCGCCGCCGTGCTGCCGATCGCCCGCAGCAACCCGAACATCCGTTCCGAGCTGCGCCGCCGACTTCGTTCGGTTCGTGTCGGCGACACCTTCACCAGGTGGGTCCCTTACCGGTAG
- a CDS encoding helix-turn-helix transcriptional regulator produces MRDALAGRDISSVYRQLRRVGVSQRQIAALTGQSQSEVSEILKGRQVMAYDVLARIADGLGVPRGYMGLAYDEATALKVAGSVDEAEQREDEEVKRRRFLQHAASVTMGAQVLGPDSGAWVPTAAQTPTPNRIGTTDVRQIEAATRALRSLDYQYGGGFCRDAVVAQLSWTRQLLEVEAAEPVKHRLFKAVADMHSLAGWTSFDTGLLDSARTHFAKALELAKMGGDNGLVANILYRMGRVYLHNDAAGEALKMFQLGQIAAQGSGSALTVAVLCANEAWAYGMLDRPDQVQRMISRTRDEFERAQSEEAPSWVKFFDVNDLHGMIGSALSALSKFEDNRVKYAPLAVNELIKCTEGYESNMQRTHVFGLSMLAENHMRVGDVDQGVKIGNHAMRLGESIKSKRISDRLMPLQLEAARRKNNSAALDLAERIKVYRTV; encoded by the coding sequence ATGCGCGACGCGCTGGCCGGCCGGGACATCAGCTCGGTCTACCGGCAGCTGCGTCGCGTCGGCGTGTCCCAGCGGCAGATCGCGGCGCTGACCGGCCAGTCGCAGTCCGAGGTCTCGGAGATCCTCAAGGGTCGCCAGGTCATGGCCTACGACGTGCTGGCGCGCATCGCGGACGGACTCGGGGTCCCGCGCGGCTACATGGGCCTCGCCTACGACGAGGCGACGGCGCTCAAGGTCGCCGGCTCCGTCGACGAGGCCGAGCAGCGCGAGGACGAGGAGGTCAAGCGCCGCCGCTTCCTGCAGCACGCCGCCTCCGTCACAATGGGCGCCCAGGTGCTCGGCCCGGACAGCGGCGCGTGGGTGCCGACCGCGGCCCAGACACCGACGCCGAACCGGATCGGCACCACCGACGTGCGGCAGATCGAGGCCGCGACCAGGGCGCTGCGCTCGCTGGACTACCAGTACGGCGGCGGGTTCTGCCGGGACGCGGTGGTCGCCCAGCTGTCCTGGACCCGGCAGCTGCTCGAGGTGGAGGCGGCCGAGCCGGTCAAGCACCGCCTGTTCAAGGCGGTCGCCGACATGCACAGCCTGGCCGGCTGGACCTCGTTCGACACCGGCCTGCTGGACTCGGCCCGCACCCACTTCGCTAAGGCGCTGGAGCTGGCCAAGATGGGCGGCGACAACGGCCTGGTGGCCAACATCCTGTACCGGATGGGCCGCGTCTACCTGCACAACGACGCCGCCGGCGAGGCGTTGAAGATGTTCCAGCTGGGCCAGATCGCCGCCCAGGGGTCCGGCTCCGCGCTCACGGTCGCGGTGCTGTGCGCCAACGAGGCGTGGGCCTACGGCATGCTGGACCGCCCCGACCAGGTGCAGCGCATGATCAGCCGGACCCGCGACGAGTTCGAGCGGGCGCAGAGCGAGGAAGCGCCGAGCTGGGTCAAGTTCTTCGACGTCAACGACCTGCACGGGATGATCGGCTCGGCGCTGTCGGCGCTGAGCAAGTTCGAGGACAACCGCGTCAAGTACGCGCCGCTCGCGGTGAACGAGCTGATCAAGTGCACCGAGGGCTACGAGAGCAACATGCAGCGCACCCACGTCTTCGGACTGAGCATGCTGGCGGAGAACCACATGCGCGTCGGAGACGTAGACCAGGGTGTGAAGATCGGCAACCACGCCATGAGGCTGGGTGAGTCGATCAAGTCCAAGCGGATCTCGGACCGGTTGATGCCGCTCCAGCTGGAGGCCGCTCGGCGCAAGAACAACTCGGCGGCGCTCGACCTCGCCGAGCGGATCAAGGTGTATCGGACGGTATGA
- a CDS encoding MFS transporter, with the protein MAQAAEVDGPGPFDDEPGALTEPVVRVRGGWTTLLFLANLGLWLAIYAPIQVLLPEQAQLLASADKEAVFSIVTGIGALVALIANPVIGALSDRTCSQWGRRHPWTLAGSVLGAVGLVVLAIAPNVVIMVIGWSLVQAGLNGMLASLTSALPDRVPVEQRAEVGGFIGISQMLGTVAGAALVSVVITSLAGGYAACAVLVVLGALAFVRFTPDAVLPRRFRPGGGLRQMIGALWISPAKYPDFGWGWGTHFMVNLGNALGTLYLLYFLADAVHYQGDPVDGLLILMVLYGIALTIGALVAGKMSDSSGRRKPYVVASAVVMAAAAVILAIWPTWVASLIASPLLGVGFGVYWAVALAVLTQVLPAASNRAKDVGVINIANALPQVIAPVVAGLALQMAGGYAALFVLSAIATIAGGVMVTRIKAVS; encoded by the coding sequence ATGGCGCAGGCCGCTGAGGTCGACGGGCCGGGACCGTTCGACGACGAACCGGGCGCGCTCACCGAACCCGTCGTTCGGGTGCGCGGTGGCTGGACCACGCTGCTGTTCCTGGCCAACCTCGGCCTGTGGCTGGCCATCTACGCGCCGATCCAGGTGCTGCTGCCCGAGCAGGCGCAGCTGCTGGCCAGCGCCGACAAGGAGGCGGTGTTCAGCATCGTCACCGGCATCGGCGCGCTGGTGGCACTGATCGCGAACCCGGTGATCGGCGCGCTGTCCGACCGGACCTGCTCGCAGTGGGGCCGGCGGCACCCGTGGACGCTGGCCGGCTCGGTGCTCGGCGCCGTCGGCCTGGTCGTGCTCGCGATCGCGCCGAACGTCGTGATCATGGTGATCGGCTGGTCGCTGGTGCAGGCCGGGCTGAACGGCATGCTGGCCAGCCTCACCTCGGCGCTGCCCGACCGGGTGCCGGTCGAGCAGCGGGCCGAGGTCGGCGGCTTCATCGGCATCAGCCAGATGCTCGGCACGGTCGCCGGCGCCGCGCTGGTGTCGGTGGTGATCACCAGCCTGGCCGGCGGCTACGCCGCGTGCGCGGTGCTGGTCGTGCTCGGCGCGCTGGCCTTCGTCCGGTTCACGCCGGACGCCGTGCTGCCGAGGCGGTTCCGGCCCGGCGGCGGCCTGCGGCAGATGATCGGCGCGCTGTGGATCTCCCCGGCGAAGTACCCGGACTTCGGCTGGGGCTGGGGCACCCACTTCATGGTCAACCTCGGCAACGCGCTCGGCACGCTCTACCTGCTGTACTTCCTCGCCGACGCGGTGCACTACCAGGGCGACCCGGTGGACGGGCTGCTCATCCTGATGGTGCTCTACGGCATCGCGCTCACCATCGGCGCGCTGGTCGCCGGCAAGATGTCCGACAGCTCCGGCCGGCGCAAGCCGTACGTGGTCGCCTCCGCCGTGGTGATGGCCGCCGCCGCCGTCATCCTGGCGATCTGGCCGACCTGGGTGGCGTCGCTGATCGCCTCCCCGCTGCTCGGCGTCGGCTTCGGTGTCTACTGGGCGGTCGCGCTGGCCGTGCTCACCCAGGTGCTGCCGGCCGCGTCGAACCGGGCCAAGGACGTCGGCGTGATCAACATTGCGAACGCGTTGCCGCAGGTCATCGCACCCGTGGTGGCCGGCCTGGCGCTGCAGATGGCCGGCGGCTACGCCGCGCTGTTCGTGCTGTCCGCGATCGCGACGATCGCCGGCGGCGTGATGGTGACCAGGATCAAGGCCGTGAGCTGA